ATGGCTGGTGGTCAAGACACTTCCGGGTTAGGTAGAGGCTCGTTGATCATGGCGGGTGGGATAGCCGGGGCTGCCTTTTGGGGGTCCGTTTACCCTGCTGACGTGGTCAAGAGTGTTATTCAAATCGATGATTTTAAGGCACCAAAATATTCAGGGTCTATGAACGCGTTTAAGAAGATATTAGCTGCTGAAGGTGTGAAAGGGTTGTATAAGGGATTTGGTCCGGCAATGTGTCGGAGTATACCGGCGAATGGTGCTTGTTTCTTGGCTTATGAGGTTACTAGGTCTAGTTTAGGGTAGGGTGAATTTTTATGTTCATGTGTTTTTCTTGAATAATATTACCTGATTTGAATTGTTATTGTTGATAATTCTTTCAAACCTTTGCTTCAACTACTCATTTCTTACCCCTTTGAATAAAATTTTGCATAGGAATTATGGTTTATGTTCAATTAACTTTTGTGACTGTGAAGTATGAACATTGGGTTGCAAATGAAGGAGATCACTGGCCAATTACTTGACCATTTGTGAAGTTTGATGATCCCCTTTTACCTAGAAAGACAAAAATAGAGATGAAATGAACTTTTTTATccaaattatttgaatttaacTACACTATCTATCGATCCTTGGTTTTAACAAGAAGTTAGGGACGAGACCGGTTAAAACGCGGCTCTCTCTTGTGCACGGATCATCATTCCATATCGTTTTTGGTTCTGTTGTTAAACGATTTAAGTAACAAACCTATAAGTAATCAAGAAGTGGTTTAccagctctgataccattgTACCAATTTGTTATAATTGATGGGGAAACGATGAGGAAACAGAAGTCCACGAACATAACCCAAGTGAGGTTACATTCTAAACCAGTTGGCAATAAAATGAGTAGCGTACTTAGGTTAATTATAAACTAGAAACTCTTTGCTTCATCTTCCGTTTTGGGACACAATAGTCACACTGGCTTCCTACCATCATTATTCTTTATTAGGGTGTGTCTAGTGGTAGTGTTTAAGCTAGCGGATACTCCAAATCGCTTTAATTATAGTATTATACTATGCAAAACTTACATGCCTACATTGACATCTAACCGCAAAGAGAGGATTCGAACCTGATCGATAGTACACAGGCCATCAGTTTTTACCATTAGGCTAAGATATCATTGGTAGCTACTCGTACCACGTGAATGCTGCCATATTATATCCGATAGATCTAGTCTAGTAAACTCATCCATGCCCACAATTAATGGCAACAATATCGTGTAAGTGTGTAACAGAATCCCCCATAACACATGCCTCCATTTTTCAGTCAACACTTATATCTTGCAATTAATTGTGCTATTCTCCTAACTTCTCATCAAAATTCTTGTATATATGAACAATTGGATATAGCCAAATCTAACAATATcatctacaaaaaaaaaatggcaagAAGTTTCTCTTCAAACTCTATGCCTTCTCTAATTTCTCGGCTTGATTATTTGGATTCTAAggtaattaattttatcttatACTTCTATGATTAATTACTCCATAATATCATATGTTTAACTATTGTAACGTGTAATATGATAAAAGATTGTACTAATTAATACTATATTGTAATTTTTTGTTGATGAAGATTAACTATTTGGAGGGTAGGAAATGTTCTTCAGCAAGATGGACTGGTGATGGTGCACTAGTAGGTGGGGTTGTGAATAGAGAATGTGTGCCATTGGACTTGGCTGTCATGGAGGCCCAATCCAAAGGTTCACTTTTGGATCGAATTGCGTCTCTCGAGGACCGATTAATTCAAGTAAGTTCGTGATTAGAGTTATTCGCCATGTTTGGTTGTTAGAGGATTgtgaaaaaagaaattagaGATTTGACTTGGACCTATTTAGAGGTTTGATCAACTCAAGCCTCTTATTTAggtgtttggttgttagaggATTGAGATGAATCCGCTAATTCCAAAAGTCGTTGCTCCTATCAACTTTTCTAATTAAAGGATAGCATTGGGTCACGTGTACAATTTTGTCCACAATTAATACCAACTATTagtaatttttaaattaaataatacaatatGACAATGTCCTCGTCTGTCATTTTACATAACACAAATATCTAACGGCTAACTgctattttaaaacttttatataagatgGTCTTTTGTGTtatattagttaaacaatgaaaccaattagttaagcactaaaacTAATTTGTTAAATAATCAAAGCGGTCTTTTCGATAAAGcgatcttacacaaaagttgacGACAGCTATTTACCAAACTGTTAATCCAGTCAGCTAGTCAAAACTGGTAATCCAATCAACTAGTTAAAACTGTTAATTCAATCATCTAGTCAAATCTGCTAATCCAATCCGTTACAGCTAATCGCTAATTACCAAACATGGTCATTATTACATAACTAAACATGaattgaaaataaggtgaactgtAGCACGTTTTAGactttgttctcttcacctagTATGGTCTGATTTTTTTAGTTTCTAACCTGATCAAGTCTGGTCTAAAGGGTTTTTTTTGAGTGTTTTTTACTTTTTCTAGTCTAATCTGGTCTAGTCTAATTTGATTTTTCTAATCTAATCTACTCCGtaataagcaataagaataTAAAGTAAAGAGGACAAAGCCTTTATTAATTACTTGAAATAATGTTGTCGCAAATTAGATTATGGATATATGACAAAGGAAATGACAAGTACGTAAATAAAATGGCATGCATAAGAAAGCAAAATGACAATTAGGATTCATAAGGAGTCTACTTAGATGCTGAATATTTTGGTTcgaatgttatttttttttttgggtgtgtaTAAACAGGGTCCGAGACCTATTGACTATTGTACACAGAGTATCAGTTTTAACTGCTCGATTAAGACCTCATTCGTCGGTTCAAAAATAATTATTGGTTCATATGTGATATAGGTATGCTTACACATTGAATCTGAAGCTGCATCTTCATCAAATAACTCTGAATCGGAGCAAACTACAACTTCTCCTCGTGTATCAAGAAAGGGATTCTCCAACTCCTTTTCCAGATTTAGGCTGCCTCATCGGAGCAACAACCAACCAATATCACCAATTTTCATCGACAAATTCCCGGTAAAATTACTCGTCTTCCTTTAAATTCCTAAGGGGAAAAAATATCGTTACACTAAATGtgttgttctgttcaccttatttatttagataagataaattcaagaaaaataagtgaaaatgagGGTGCAAAGAACGCACCCTTCTGAAATGTAATTTGGTAAAAGTTTGATCAtgaaattttattcaaatataCTTTTCAACACAGATTACAGAGGGGGAAAAGCATGTTTGCAATCCAGAATGTGGCATTGGAGCTACTCAAGGGAAGAAGAGTAAGAAGGTTAAGGATGACAAGTCTTCTCCAAAACGAAAGAAATTTGTCACTTCTAGTTTGTTACATTTGAGATTATTGGGATGCTAATGTTTTTCTTTCCTCGAAtttctaatctgatctgatttttctaatttttgaTCTGGTCTTAATGTTTTCTGTAAGTGTTTTTTGCTTTTCTAATCTGGCCTAATTTAATAAAGCAATAAGAATAATAACGTCGAGAAAACAGAGCCTAAGTTAACTACTAGCATACTATGGAGCACAATTTTTTTGTGAACGGTAAGAAGAATACACGTTAAGAGCCCCTTCGCTTGAGGGATCCGCCTAAGTAGTCACCATGAAGAGTAGAAACTAATTGCGGACTATTACAAGGATCAATATACATACTATTACTAACTACATGCCCTACATTTGAAATCCAATAGGATGCTCTATTTCCTTCTCTGTAGATATGATTGATATCCTAATATCAAAATATTGATGGATAGACTTGATGTCAGCGATGATATTATGTAATTTACATGCATGGTGTATCCCAGATGCGTTGTGTTCATGATGAGGAGATTATCGCCTTCGATAAGAAGATTTTTGATATTAAGGTCTCTAGCTTCCTGAAAACCTTTATGAAGAGCACATGCTTAAGCCATGAAAGCTTGAGTGTTGCCAAGGTTGTAGGTGCAGGAGGAGATGGATTTTCCTTTTGAACCTCTAATGATATAGTTTGCATGAGCCATTAAAGTTGAGCTTGAAAGTACCTGTTGGTGGGGATACCAGCGAACATATATGAAAGGAGTGACAATACTATGGAGTACATACTAGTCTATGAAGCCTGGGTACAAGTCTTTGGTGTCGTTTCCTGTACCGGGTACGGGTACGATACGGGTACAGCCAGGATTTGTACGCAGAACGAATCCAACCGGGCGGGTACCGGGGTTATATTTGGGGACGGCTAAGCTGAAGTCGGGGACGGGCACTAATACCACGAATATATTAATGGTTTCTCCTGTATATTATAGACCCGACCCGATACGACTTGACCTGACGTGACCCAACCCGAGATCCGTTAATTTGGTGACACCCATAAGTGAAAATTGGCAAGAAACGTGAGGAAAGAAATTTGACCTAAGAGGCCTTTTGGAGTTATTGGGCTGAAGAGTTGAGCAGACTCTTATAGCGTTTATGTCTTACTTTGTATGGCTAGCAGCCTAGCAATCAAGTTATGTCCAGGCCAAACCACTTTAGGGCCCGTCCTttataattataaaaaagaaatattgtattttattttgtttttgtataATTCCTTGTATAAATAATACGATTATACGAAGTACAAGGCACTCCTTCCATTTAATACGAATTTAAAAGTCTGAACATTAATATCTATAATATTGTAatcgtaaaaattataaaaagttgatatttcgaAAGTACATATCGAGATGAATCAAATAAGTCTTCACACCActatatttttgtaaatagtgtcaaaaaaGTCAAAGTATCCCATTAATATGAAACAAAGGGAGTATTTCGTTAAAGTCTAAATTTTGTAAACCGAATGTCACTTTATGACCTTAAGGCTATAGGTTAAATTCCTACAAATTACGGCTCTTGGATGTGAGGActatcttctctttctcttttccgATAGCATGACATATGTAGGTGGACATGTCAATTATTTTAGAgttgtttttattattttactcATTGAAAATATCGACTTGACTATCAAATCAAATATATATGCAACAAATA
This Spinacia oleracea cultivar Varoflay chromosome 6, BTI_SOV_V1, whole genome shotgun sequence DNA region includes the following protein-coding sequences:
- the LOC130464308 gene encoding uncharacterized protein, with the translated sequence MARSFSSNSMPSLISRLDYLDSKINYLEGRKCSSARWTGDGALVGGVVNRECVPLDLAVMEAQSKGSLLDRIASLEDRLIQVCLHIESEAASSSNNSESEQTTTSPRVSRKGFSNSFSRFRLPHRSNNQPISPIFIDKFPITEGEKHVCNPECGIGATQGKKSKKVKDDKSSPKRKKFVTSSLLHLRLLGC